CGTCCTTCATTGGGGATTCCTTAAATTGTTTCATGTAGTCGTAAGAGTTCAAAGGTTCTATGATCACGGTGTCGTCCAGGTTTTCAATATTCTCATCTGCGTACTCGTCATTAACTTCTACAATCGGTGATCCAATAGGATTCAAATTAGGCATGGATTTTTTAAATCGCACAAAATTACCATTAGAGGTACTCTTCAAATTCCCATATGACTTACTTCCCTTCAAACTGGGCTGTGACCGAATTCGAATACTCGACTTTGTAAACTCTGGAGTTTTGTGTCTCTCATTGATTTTCAATTCTGACATCGAACGCGGATGCCGTAGCTCGGCATTAGAACGGCCAGTCGAGTAGGTCCCCACTTTCTTATTGTTCTGTAAACTTGACATCCGATGGAACTGTTGAGCAAATTCATTACTTCTCCGTGTTGGTGACGATTTGGGATGTGCCACCTTACTAAACTGGTTTTTAATCGCCTCGTCAAAATTATCTGTTTTAAACCGGAAATCCTTGAATTTCGTCAGATACTGATCACCGGAGTCATCCGGTCTTGTTGGATCCTCGTTGGTATAACCTTGGGTATGAACACCATCGGAAAAGATAGTGGCATCCGAGCTAGTTGTAGATGACGCCGTAGGTTCCATTTGCGGCTGGCGTATTCTCTCCTTCATTATCGAACCGGTAGGTCTTCGTTGTCCGATTTCCTTTGTATACGATGTCTCCAGCTCTTCAAAGGAGGAATCGTAATCTGGCCGGTTCATCCCGTATTAAATAGAATGTTATAGTCCGACTACAGTAGAAAGCGGCCTGGCCTCAGATTTGACTATCACATTAAAGCGTGTGACGTATTTATTTGTTTACATTTTCTTTAAAAGatcaaaataaaaaaaaatactaAGAAGAAATATTCGTCATACTTAAGACGTTTGGGTTTGAACTGTTAGTGGAGAGTGTGATGAACCTACATACTGTCGCTCTGTCTGCCTACCAGTGTGATTCCCGGGCGTGGTTCGACGTTTGCCGTGATCAGGTTATCCCCGAAAACCTCTATCACCTTCAAATTAGGGTTCTGCTCACCCAACAGTTCGATAATCTCATCATCCACTGCTCTCACGAACCCCAGGTCTAGATATTTTAGATTAGGACacttcaaattcttcaatgCGGACTTGGTCAGACTTTTCAAGCTGTTTAAGCTTATCTTTTGCAAAGAGCTGCTGGCGGCGTTTAAAAGAAGCTCCTCGATGGCCGCGTCGTCCAACTGTAAGCATCTCTTCAGGCTGAGCTCCTTCAGATTGGGCAACGACACTTGGCTCAGGAAATACACCAATGCATCGCTCGTTACCTGGTCCAGCTCCTCTATTCGTAGCACTTCCAACAGAGAATTTACGCCGGCAACTCCAGAAGCAAACGCTCCGAGTCCGTTTATGATCATGGAGTCGGTAAGGTCAAGACAACCATTCAGAGTTAGCGATTTCAGGTTCTTTCCAACCTGTCCCACAATATTAACTATCACCTCATCTGATacatcctcctcgttgtAAGGGTACTGGATGGAGAGCGTGTGGAAGTTCTCGTTGTCTAAATATTGAGGTATCATTGCGTAGTTGAAAACTGAATCCAGTCTCGATAACCCCAAAGAGACTAATTCATTGTGACAGTTGGAGAGTAAACTTTCCAGATTTTCATCTGTGAACCTATGTGTATTTGAAATGTGGAACGCCCGTAATCGGCCTTTCATATTCGTGAAGAATGCGTTCCATGTAGCATCGTTGATCAAAAAGGGGCCGTCTAAGTACAGAGAGTGGAGATTCGGCAATTTTTCACAGATGTAGAGTAAGGCCTCGTTATTCAGCTGTCCGCACATTTGTAATGACAATGAAGTAATGTGTGGTGAAAAAACGGCCAGTGTTTTATAACCGTCGTAGGAGATGTTGGAGCAGTCATGAAACGTAAGCTCCGTCAAATCGgtcttcaagaacagttGCAACGTGTAGTCGTTTAAAGCTCTGTTCTTAGAAAGTGCCTGACTCAATAAGGCCAAATTTTTGGTGGAAACCCCACCCAATCTTTCCCTAAGTTGGGCAAAGATTGGGTTGGCCTTGTTGTTATGGGAGTTATCTTGCCATGATATAATATTGTTTGTGATTAATTCTAAGCATAAATCTTGTAATGTTGGAACTTTGCTCTCCTTCTTATCCAGCAAGTCCTCAgcctttcttttccttcttctccgaGCTTCTAAtatcttcttgttgtttgcTCTCTGATCCGCTCTATTCCCTCTCTTCTCCAATGAAGGGCGGGCTATGGATGGAGACCCTTCTGTTTGGGtaatttcttcttcatcgctGTCATCAGTTATGGGGCGCTTACGATTTGTCCTAACCAAAGCATTATCATTGTCTTCGCTATCCTCCCCAGAGTCCAAATCAGGGTGTACATTGTCCTCATCAACTAAATGTTCCAGCCTTTTTCCAGCATCGGCACTATAATCATCCTTGCTGTCAGCATTTTTTAAAGGTTCTGCTTTGGCTGAGGCCTCTTGTTGATCAATCCATCTTTGTCTGATTGTTTCAGCACTAATACCTTCCTCCTTTAAAAACTGAGTAAGTGCAGAGTTTGGACCCTTAATGTTGTTGCCCTTCCCTCTATTCCTGCTCCTATACATTGTTGGTTTGCGGTGTTCAAGCTATGGGTCTAGTACAGAAACTGGGTATGGTGGTGGCCTACAATCCTTCAGTAAGGTCTTTGAATGGAGCAGATATGAGCAGAGAGATGTGGCCAGGGTATCTGTCAAGAAACAAGAGTTACAAGTCTCCCCAAATTAATAATCGacaaaaaccaaaaaaattgcgCAAGCCCGGAATCGAACCGGGGGCCCAACGATGGCAACGTTGGATTTTACCACTAAACCACTTGCGCTTAcaatttttaaaaaaagaTTAATATTTTTTAGTTTTGTTCCATAACTAATTTAAACAGTTTTTATCTATTAATGATGTCTATAGGCATTTTTTGTGGTaattttcctcttttctGGTCAAGTGTTGATCCTGAGTCATTGTTTTGCttaataaaaataaacaaaagAGCTTCAATGAcgtttcaaaattgaaacaTGCGCTTTACGTCACATTAAATACCCCATACTATACTCTTACATTTCTTAGTGCGGTCAATAGACCATACTACCAAAATATCTGCTATGGTACATTTGGGACTTTGAATCTATCAAACCATTGGCCTGAAAGTCCTGATATAATGAAAGTAACAAATAACCACAATAAATAACCGAGTACTCATTTCCCAGCGTTTGATCCGTGGACTCAACAGTTATTTAATTGTCTCCGTGCATATGAGTGtataaaacaaaaatggcACGTCTacagtttttcttctgcaGGAGGAGAGTTTGCATTATCTGACTGATCATTCAATCTGTTGAAAAGTAATACTAATCGGAGCAAATTATCAAACTATAAGGAATTACTGTGCCTGGTTATGATATCTTCAGCACATCATGTAAATCACTGTTAAGAGATTTTATTGAAGGGTTTGTGTCTACTATCCGTTTCCCCTTACCTTCCATAATCCTGGGCCTTCGATGATCATCGTTTGTCCTGTCCGATATTATGTCATCAATATTAGAGCTCTTCGGTGCCGACGTACAAATTTACATCGACAGGAGATCTATTAgtgctggatatagaaaatgaatatgataagggtgataagatatcatcataggcataaacaggacacacacttgataaaagacacaaatgttaacgagacaaataacgatgccacaagtgcggaagtatccaccacagtgagaaagtgaaaagtcacaccattgactctgagcaaattctcacgtatataaagcctaactacatcgaatgaattgatccttctatctgtgacaatatagaagagatcatcgaaccatttacttatatattaagtatataccagaagtcaAACgtgaactaaaacatctctttactctactacaatgaatagccacggcgaacaagaccctattcaacaattAGAATGTAGCAAGGAGTCCCAGTTGCTCAACTACCCCACAGTTTTTCAAACACCATTTGTAGTTACTACATTTCATTTATGATTTATGTTCCGGATGGGTGTTCAATAATtaacaaaaagaacaaatacTACAAATTAAATAAATAGGAAAATTCTTCTTATACTATGACAAGATACTTCCAGTATTCGTCAAATTAGTAGTACATAATTGAAAGTAGCCAACGAATAATATGGATTGAATACTACATTATGGACCATCTCAAATACGGGGATAATACAGTATTTGAAACTTATATATGATATTCTGAAAAACCAGAATGAGCCGTGACATTATTATTATCAAAGATACACAACAAGCCTTTCATTTTAAAAGACTGAACAGATAGCATATAAGGGATAATGAAATTCAGTGGCTGAAACACGGAAGAGCTTATTTATAATGATCATCTATATAAGGCAAACTAACACGCTTTCTAAAAATGCTAAAAAAATTAGCCATATCGATATTGacatatatacatatataatCACTTCCACCTTGATGCAATGCTATCAGCAGCAGTTCTCCCAAATACAACACATTCCAAAAGACTAGACCCACCCAATCTGTTGGAACCATGGACACCACCGGAAACTTCGCCGGCAGCGTATAACCCGTTAGCGAGAGGCTTCCCCTTGGTGTTCAGCACCCTAGCAAACTGGTCAATTTTGGCTCCCCCCATTGTGAAGTGTACAACAGGCGTTATTTCCCCTATGAACACGTAATCATTGGCGCTGATGTCAGTACCGAATGTATTCACCACCAAAGGGCGGCCGTATTGATCATTCTTTGACTCCGATGAATAGGTTTCCAGTTCCTGGATGAATTCTTCTACTGTTATGGATAAATGGTAGGTTTTAACAACATCCTTGATGTGAACTTTCTTAATGAGCTTCTTAAACATGTAAAAGTCCATGTTGTTCTTATATGCCTCATAAACCTTTGAACTCATAACAAGTAAAGCTCTGTTATCATCAGCAGGACAAAATTTCTGTATAGCAGTTGTCACATTATCCCTCGTGTCCAATTCATTGTAGAACCGTTTCCCGAAAATTGGATGAACTAAAATACCACCAAGGCCTCTCAATGCTTCTGCCGCCAAAAATTTCCAGTTATTCTCTCTGTCATTTGGATCAATGAATCCTGTTGGGTGGACCTGCACTTGGTCCATGTCAATAAGGTCAGCGCCTAGCAATTCTAAAAGATTTTGACCATCGCCTGTGGTTTGTTTACCGTTTGTGGTGGGCAAATCGATCAGTTCAGGCGCGAACCGCTTTAACATATCCTTGGAAAAACCAAACCCACCGGAGGCAAAAACAACATTGGATGTCTCGATTTTCTGCTTCTTACCCTCCGAGTCAGTA
The genomic region above belongs to Huiozyma naganishii CBS 8797 chromosome 2, complete genome and contains:
- the RAD7 gene encoding UV-damaged DNA-binding protein RAD7 (similar to Saccharomyces cerevisiae RAD7 (YJR052W); ancestral locus Anc_1.492), translating into MYRSRNRGKGNNIKGPNSALTQFLKEEGISAETIRQRWIDQQEASAKAEPLKNADSKDDYSADAGKRLEHLVDEDNVHPDLDSGEDSEDNDNALVRTNRKRPITDDSDEEEITQTEGSPSIARPSLEKRGNRADQRANNKKILEARRRRKRKAEDLLDKKESKVPTLQDLCLELITNNIISWQDNSHNNKANPIFAQLRERLGGVSTKNLALLSQALSKNRALNDYTLQLFLKTDLTELTFHDCSNISYDGYKTLAVFSPHITSLSLQMCGQLNNEALLYICEKLPNLHSLYLDGPFLINDATWNAFFTNMKGRLRAFHISNTHRFTDENLESLLSNCHNELVSLGLSRLDSVFNYAMIPQYLDNENFHTLSIQYPYNEEDVSDEVIVNIVGQVGKNLKSLTLNGCLDLTDSMIINGLGAFASGVAGVNSLLEVLRIEELDQVTSDALVYFLSQVSLPNLKELSLKRCLQLDDAAIEELLLNAASSSLQKISLNSLKSLTKSALKNLKCPNLKYLDLGFVRAVDDEIIELLGEQNPNLKVIEVFGDNLITANVEPRPGITLVGRQSDSM
- the OSM1 gene encoding fumarate reductase (similar to Saccharomyces cerevisiae YEL047C and OSM1 (YJR051W); ancestral locus Anc_1.490), yielding MRRPIRRLFLNILLIVIVVIMLKPFILRASKPAKRHISSRPVVIIGTGLAGLTTGNQLVSEHKLPVILLDKASSIGGNSIKASSGINGAWTETQRSTGVEDSAELFLKDTVKSARNRGVECLMERLTTNSASAVAWLQKEFDIKLDLLAQLGGHSAPRTHRSSGKLPPGFEIVSALSKRLEILAKEQPNLVNISLESKVEDVILSDKGEVSGVVYTDSEGKKQKIETSNVVFASGGFGFSKDMLKRFAPELIDLPTTNGKQTTGDGQNLLELLGADLIDMDQVQVHPTGFIDPNDRENNWKFLAAEALRGLGGILVHPIFGKRFYNELDTRDNVTTAIQKFCPADDNRALLVMSSKVYEAYKNNMDFYMFKKLIKKVHIKDVVKTYHLSITVEEFIQELETYSSESKNDQYGRPLVVNTFGTDISANDYVFIGEITPVVHFTMGGAKIDQFARVLNTKGKPLANGLYAAGEVSGGVHGSNRLGGSSLLECVVFGRTAADSIASRWK